The genomic stretch TGCATCATCTTGCTGACGCCAAACAACAGCCCGGCAGTCAACAGCCAGAACATCCCCACCGCCGCCGGAGATTCGAATTGAGTCTCTACAAAGTCCTTGTATCCAAGACCGATCAGCGCCGTGGGGATCGAGGCCACGATAATCAGTCCCAGCAACCGCCGGCTGCCCGGTTCGCGCGATGGCGCAAAGACCGAGATGGCCAGCTCGATAATCTGTTTGCGAAAGAACGCGAGAATCGCGATCAGAGATCCTACATGCAGCAGTACGTCGAAGGTCAACATGGGCTGTGTCAGCCCGAGCAGATATTGAAACACCGCGAGGTGTCCCGAACTGGACACCGGCAGAAACTCCGTCAGTCCCTGAATAATCCCCAGCAGTACGGCGTCGGGTAAAGTCATCCGGCTCCCCTATTTCACGACCCGCAACCCGCCGTCCTCATACCGCACGACGCGAGCCGCTGTGTTCTCATGTCCCTTTTGAAAATCTACAATCACCGAGATGCCGGTCATCCGGGGGGCTTCCGTCAGGGCTCGGGCAATATCCATCCGCGTGCGCGGCGCTCCGGAGATCACCTGGCCAAGAAACCGTCCCGCATCCAATCCCAACAATGACCACTCATTGACCACCGCGCCCGTCTGTTGATAGGACACGAGGAAGCCGGATGTATCCAGCGCCTCGGGCATCAGCGGCAACACAATGTACATGCCGTTCGTCACGGTTTCCCGCCGCTCCAGCACATCCAGATCTACCCAACTGCTGTTGCCCAGCAAAACCGTCTTGGGAGCCAGTGTCGGAAGTTGCTTGGCAAACCCCTCCACATGTTCAGGAGTCAGCGCGAAGAAGAATCCCTCGCGTGCCCGGACGGAATCTCCATGCAGCGTGTCGGCTTGTCCCGCATACAAGACTTCGCCGCCTTGCGAGCTGCCGAACATTTGAGCGCGCTCCTCCGGCGAAAGCGCCGAATTCAGCCGTGTGCCGCCCAGCGCCTTCCGCGCCGTGTCTGCAAACATCGCATCAATGCCCGGACGGATCGCCATCGCGTCCGGCGGATACCACTGCTGAACCTCGAGCGCGCCGCCGGCCTTCACAAAGCCGGATTTGAACCCATCCGCCAGCGCGCGACCGCGCGCATCCAGCGGCGTGTAAACCATGGCGCCACTCAGTCCGAGGAACCGTGCCGCGAAATCGCCGAGCGTTCTCCCTTGAGTCTCGCCGCTGGGCAGAAATTCGAAAAACTGATTACTGAGCGGCGTCATCGAGCGCGAATCGCCCGTCAGCTTAAGCACCGGCATCCGGTGCTGCGAAGACAGGATGGCCACCACCGCGGCCGCGCCTTCATCTCCGGCAAAGACGATCAGCCGCCTCGATTCCTGCTGCATCAGTGTGTCGCACGCTGCCCGGACTTCGTAAGCCGACCCGCACTTCACCACATCGAATCCGAGCGTCGAATCGCTGTGCGCCACTCCGAAGCGCACCCCACGTTCTATCAGCGCCGCCGCCGAATCGCCTTCCCATGAGAACGCCAGCAGCAGCACAACACCACTGCGCGTCGGAGAAGCAACGGTGTCCGCCGCCCGCACCGTACGGCAGGCCGCGCCGATCACAAACACACTTAGCAGCGCCGTAAAAAACCGAAAAAACCTGAACGCCCTATTCAACGGTCACACTCTTGGCAAGATTTCGCGGCTGATCGACGTCACAGCCGCGCAGCACGGCGATGTAGTACGCCAGCAACTGCAGCGGAATCACACTGAGCAGCGGCGTCAGCAACGGGTGCGTCTGTGGCACGAAGATCACCTGATCGGCCCGCGACGGCACCGCCGTATCCCCTTCCGTGGCAATCGCCAGCACCCGCCCGCCCCGTGCCCGGACCTCTTCGATATTGGACAGCACCTTCTCATAACTGCCGTCCTTGAGCGCAATGAACACCACTGGCATGTCTTCGTCGATCAGTGCAATCGGCCCATGCTTCATCTCCGCCGCGGGATAGCCTTCCGCGTGGATATAGGAAATTTCCTTCAGCTTCAATGCGCCTTCCAGCGCCACCGGGAAGTTCACACCGCGGCCCAGATACAGAAAATTGCGGTGATCTTTGAAATCGTGGGCAATCGTCTCGATGGTCTCGCGGCTGGCGAGAATCCGGCTGATCTTCTGCGGCAGCGCCGTGAGTTCCTTCAGCAACTCGCGACCTTCGCCCGCTCCAATCCGCCGCGTCCGCGCCAGGCTCAGTGCCAGCATAAACAGCACCGTAATCTGCGAGGTGAATGCCTTCGTGGACGCCACGCCGATTTCCGGTCCCGCATGCAGATAAACTCCCGCATGGGTTTCCCGCGCAATGCTTGAACCGACGACATTGCAGATTCCGAAAACCTTGGCGCCATGGCGCTTGGCTTCGCGGATCGCGCCCAGCGTGTCCTGCGTCTCACCGGACTGTGAAATCGCCAGCACAATCGTGCCCGGCTCGATAATCGGCGAACGGTAGCGGAATTCCGACGCATATTCCACTTCACAGGGAATTCCCGCCAACTCCTCAATCAGGTACTCACCCACCAGCCCGGCATGCCAGCTTGTGCCGCAGGCCACGAGGATGATCCGCTTCGCGCTCTGAAACTCATCCATGTAGGCGTTCAGGCCGCCGAACTTTACCGTCCCCTCATCCAACAGCACGCGCCCGCGCATCGAGTCTGCCACCGTGTTCGGCTGCTCGCAGATCTCCTTGAGCATGAAATGCGGGTAGCCGCCTTTTTCGATGGCCTTGATGTCGTACGTGATCTGCTCGAGCTTGCGGTTGACCGGAATGTCGGCCAGCGTGCGGTGCTCGACGCCGTCGGTCGTCAGCGTGGCAATCTCGCCGTCTTCCATATAGGTCACGTCGCGCGTGTAATGCAGAAAAGCCGCCACGTCCGACGCCACGAAATTCTCTCCCTCGCCATGGCCGATGATCATCGGCGAACCCATTCGGGCAGCCACAATGCGTCCCGGCTCCCGGGCCGAGACAATCGCCAGACCGTACGTTCCCTGCACCAAAGACAACGCTTGCCGCACCGCGCTGGTCAAATCCCCTTCGTAAAACTGGCGAACCAGATGGGCGATCACTTCAGTGTCGGTATCGGTCCTGAACACGTGCCCGTTCTTCGTCAGCTCTTTGCGCAGGGCAAGATAGTTCTCGATGATGCCGTTGTGGACGAGTACAATGGTCTCGTCATCATCCGTGTGCGGATGCGCATTGTTTCGATTCGGAACGCCGTGCGTCGCCCAGCGCGTGTGCCCAATGCCCGCGGTGCCGCTCAGATGCAGGTCCAGCACCTTCTGCTCGAGGTGTGCAACCTTGCCCGCGTCCTTTTCGATGGCCAGATGATGATCGGTGAACACCGCAACGCCTGCGGAGTCATAGCCCCGGTACTCCATCCGCTTGAGCGCGCCGAACAGAACGGGAACCACTTCTCTGTTGCCAACATATCCGATAATTCCGCACATGTTTTCCGCTCTCCGTCATTTCACTTGCGTCCGCCAGAATTCGATTCCCGCCACTTACTCCCACTCCACCGTAGCCGGCGGCTTGGAGGTGATATCATACGTCACGCGATTGATCCCCCGCACTTCGTTGGCGATGCGGCTCGCCGCGCGTGACAACAAGTCGTAAGGAAGCCGCGTAAAGTCCGCGGTCATAAAATCGTCCGTGTCCACGGCGCGCAGCACGCAGGCGTTTGCGTAGGTTCGCATGTCGCCCATCACGCCCACCGCCTTCACCGGAAGCAGCACCACGAAGGCCTGCCGCGTCTTGCGGTACCAGTCCGCGCGCCGCAATTCGCTGATAAAAATCGCATCGGCCTCGCGCAGCAGATCGCAGCGCTCCCGTGTGACCTCGCCCAGCACTCGCACGGCCAAACCCGGCCCCGGGAAGGGATGACGGTGCAGGATCGTATCCGGCAACCCCAGCAGCCGGCCCACCTCGCGCACTTCATCCTTGAACAGTTCCCGCAGCGGCTCGATCAACTTGAGATGCAGCGTATCCGGCAAACCACCTACGTTGTGGTGCGACTTGATCGTCGCCGAAGGTCCGCGCACCGACACGCTCTCGATCACATCCGGATAGATCGTTCCCTGCGCCAGAAACTGCACGCCATCGAGATCCTTCGCTTCCCGCTGGAACACGTCAATGAAGGTTTTGCCAATGATCTTCCGCTTGCGCTCCGGCTCGGTGACGCCTTTCAATTCACGGAAGAACTCCTCGGACGCATCCACCACGCGCACCTGAATGTGCTCGTGACCGGCCAGCAGTTCTTCGATCTCCTCGCGCTCGCCTTTGCGGCCCAGCCCCGTATCCACATACAGGCTGATAAGCTGCTTGCCGATAGCCTTGCCGACCAGCGCCGCCACCACCGTGGAATCCAGTCCGCCCGACGTCGCGCAAATCACCCGTGACGCGCCGACCGCCGTGCGGATCTCCTTCACCGCCTGCTCGACAAACGATTCCATGGACCAGCCGCCCGCGCAGCCGCACACGTTCACCGCAAAGTTGCGCAGCAGATCCGCGCCGCGCGGAGTGTGCGTCACTTCGGGATGGAACTGCACGCCGAACACCGGACGCTCGCGGTGCGCCACCGCAGCGACGATTCCTGCGCCGCTGCCCGCGATCTGCACCAGCGGTTCGCGCACATCGGAAATATGGTCGCCGTGATTCATCCACACGGCCATCGAGTCGCCCAGTCCGCGCCACACGCCGCCGTCGCCCTGCAACGCAATCGTCGCGGGTCCGTATTCACCCTGCGCTCCGGGCGAAACCGGTGACCCGAAGTGCTGCCCAATGAGCTGCATGCCGTAGCAGATGCCCAGCACCGGAATGCCGCCGTTCAATAATTCGGGGTCCGGATGCGGCGAGCCTTCCTCGATCACGCTCGACGGACCGCCGGAAAGCACGATGCCTTTGGTCTCCGCCGTCAGCACGTCTTCGCGCTTGGCGTTGAAGGGGAGAATCTCACAATAGATGCCGAATTCGCGCAGACGGCGCGCAATAAGCTGAGTGGTCTGGCCGCCGAAATCGAGAACCACGATGCGCTCGGAGTGTTTCACGCCTGCACTCCGGTTTTCAGATCAAGCGGCCACGCCTGCAATTCTTTCATAAACTCGTAATGGGTAAAATCCAGCCGGATGGGCGTCACCGTCACATAACCTTCGTGCAGCGCCGTACCGTCGGTTTCCGTTTCGGTGAGCGGCACCTTGTCCCCATCCATCCAATAGTAGGTTCTGCCGCGCGGATCGGCCCGCTTCAAGAAGGTCTCCTGAAACCGCGCCCGCCCCTGCCGCACCACGCGAATGCCCTTGATTTCACACAGCGGCAGCGCCGGCACGTTCACATTCAAAAAGGTATCCGGCGGCAAAGCATTCCGGGTGAGCACTTCTGCCATATGTCGCGCAACGGTCCCCGCGTCGCCGAATTCCCGGGAGGTAAACGACGACAGTGAAACGGCAATCGAGGGGATGTCGTTGATCGTGCCTTCCGTTGCCGCGGACACCGTGCCGGAATAAATTACGGAGATCCCTGTATTCTCGCCGCGATTGATTCCCGAAATCACCATATCGGGCCGTTCAGGCATTAATTCGGTCAGCGCCAACTTCACGCAGTCGGCGGGAAATCCGCTGATCGCCCATGTGTGGTCCGCGCCATCAAGTTTCCACGGAAACAGCCGGATCGGATCGGCCAGCGTGATCGCATGCCCCACCGCCGACTGCTCGCGGTCCGGCGCGACCACCCAGATTTCTCCAAAACCCTGTAGGGCTTTCACCAGCGCGTGCAATCCCGGAGACTGAATTCCGTCATCGTTCGACAGCAGAACTCTCACGCGTTTTCCGCCTTGCCGGTCATGAAGAAACTCAAAATGGTAATGAGCGTGGGCCGGATGTCGCCGCGCGATACAATGCGGTCCAGGAAGCCCTTATCCAGCAGGAACTCGCTGCGCTGAAATCCCGGCGGCAGATCCTGTCCAATCGTCTGTTTGATCACGCGCGGTCCGGCAAAACCGATCAGCGCTCCCGGCTCGGCAAGATTGACGTCGCCCAGCATTGAAAAGCTCGCGGTCGTTCCGCCCGTCGTCGGATTGGTCAGAATCGAAATGTACGGCAACCCCGCGTCGGAAAGCTCCACCAGCTTTACGCTGGTCTTCGCCATCTGCATCAGCGAGATCATCCCTTCCTGCATTCGCATACCGCCGGAGCGCGAAATCACGATCAACCCGCGCTTCTCGGCAATCGCCTTGTCCACCGCGCGCGCCAGCTTTTCGCCCACCACGCTGCCCACGCTGCCGCCCATGAACACGAACTCCATGATCGCCAGCACCGCGGGAATCTCTCCTACCGTACAGGTGCCGATGGTCACCGCTTCATTCTTGCCGGTCTTCTTGGTCGACGCGGTCAGACGGTCGCTGTATTTCATCTGGTCGCGGAAACCGAGAGGATCCATCGACTTCAAATCATGCTCGAATTCCTGCCAGCTCCC from bacterium encodes the following:
- a CDS encoding ABC transporter substrate-binding protein — encoded protein: MFVIGAACRTVRAADTVASPTRSGVVLLLAFSWEGDSAAALIERGVRFGVAHSDSTLGFDVVKCGSAYEVRAACDTLMQQESRRLIVFAGDEGAAAVVAILSSQHRMPVLKLTGDSRSMTPLSNQFFEFLPSGETQGRTLGDFAARFLGLSGAMVYTPLDARGRALADGFKSGFVKAGGALEVQQWYPPDAMAIRPGIDAMFADTARKALGGTRLNSALSPEERAQMFGSSQGGEVLYAGQADTLHGDSVRAREGFFFALTPEHVEGFAKQLPTLAPKTVLLGNSSWVDLDVLERRETVTNGMYIVLPLMPEALDTSGFLVSYQQTGAVVNEWSLLGLDAGRFLGQVISGAPRTRMDIARALTEAPRMTGISVIVDFQKGHENTAARVVRYEDGGLRVVK
- the glmS gene encoding glutamine--fructose-6-phosphate transaminase (isomerizing) — protein: MCGIIGYVGNREVVPVLFGALKRMEYRGYDSAGVAVFTDHHLAIEKDAGKVAHLEQKVLDLHLSGTAGIGHTRWATHGVPNRNNAHPHTDDDETIVLVHNGIIENYLALRKELTKNGHVFRTDTDTEVIAHLVRQFYEGDLTSAVRQALSLVQGTYGLAIVSAREPGRIVAARMGSPMIIGHGEGENFVASDVAAFLHYTRDVTYMEDGEIATLTTDGVEHRTLADIPVNRKLEQITYDIKAIEKGGYPHFMLKEICEQPNTVADSMRGRVLLDEGTVKFGGLNAYMDEFQSAKRIILVACGTSWHAGLVGEYLIEELAGIPCEVEYASEFRYRSPIIEPGTIVLAISQSGETQDTLGAIREAKRHGAKVFGICNVVGSSIARETHAGVYLHAGPEIGVASTKAFTSQITVLFMLALSLARTRRIGAGEGRELLKELTALPQKISRILASRETIETIAHDFKDHRNFLYLGRGVNFPVALEGALKLKEISYIHAEGYPAAEMKHGPIALIDEDMPVVFIALKDGSYEKVLSNIEEVRARGGRVLAIATEGDTAVPSRADQVIFVPQTHPLLTPLLSVIPLQLLAYYIAVLRGCDVDQPRNLAKSVTVE
- the guaA gene encoding glutamine-hydrolyzing GMP synthase codes for the protein MKHSERIVVLDFGGQTTQLIARRLREFGIYCEILPFNAKREDVLTAETKGIVLSGGPSSVIEEGSPHPDPELLNGGIPVLGICYGMQLIGQHFGSPVSPGAQGEYGPATIALQGDGGVWRGLGDSMAVWMNHGDHISDVREPLVQIAGSGAGIVAAVAHRERPVFGVQFHPEVTHTPRGADLLRNFAVNVCGCAGGWSMESFVEQAVKEIRTAVGASRVICATSGGLDSTVVAALVGKAIGKQLISLYVDTGLGRKGEREEIEELLAGHEHIQVRVVDASEEFFRELKGVTEPERKRKIIGKTFIDVFQREAKDLDGVQFLAQGTIYPDVIESVSVRGPSATIKSHHNVGGLPDTLHLKLIEPLRELFKDEVREVGRLLGLPDTILHRHPFPGPGLAVRVLGEVTRERCDLLREADAIFISELRRADWYRKTRQAFVVLLPVKAVGVMGDMRTYANACVLRAVDTDDFMTADFTRLPYDLLSRAASRIANEVRGINRVTYDITSKPPATVEWE
- the surE gene encoding 5'/3'-nucleotidase SurE, encoding MRVLLSNDDGIQSPGLHALVKALQGFGEIWVVAPDREQSAVGHAITLADPIRLFPWKLDGADHTWAISGFPADCVKLALTELMPERPDMVISGINRGENTGISVIYSGTVSAATEGTINDIPSIAVSLSSFTSREFGDAGTVARHMAEVLTRNALPPDTFLNVNVPALPLCEIKGIRVVRQGRARFQETFLKRADPRGRTYYWMDGDKVPLTETETDGTALHEGYVTVTPIRLDFTHYEFMKELQAWPLDLKTGVQA
- the accD gene encoding acetyl-CoA carboxylase, carboxyltransferase subunit beta encodes the protein MALEWFKRDRTGVVPQPNKKTTTSDNLWVKCESCGEIVFNRELEKRLLVCPKCNFHFPMPSDKYIGIIADEGSWQEFEHDLKSMDPLGFRDQMKYSDRLTASTKKTGKNEAVTIGTCTVGEIPAVLAIMEFVFMGGSVGSVVGEKLARAVDKAIAEKRGLIVISRSGGMRMQEGMISLMQMAKTSVKLVELSDAGLPYISILTNPTTGGTTASFSMLGDVNLAEPGALIGFAGPRVIKQTIGQDLPPGFQRSEFLLDKGFLDRIVSRGDIRPTLITILSFFMTGKAENA